One genomic segment of Stigmatopora argus isolate UIUO_Sarg chromosome 1, RoL_Sarg_1.0, whole genome shotgun sequence includes these proteins:
- the LOC144078082 gene encoding CD59 glycoprotein-like: MKFSVSIFLLSCFTLLRLGSAIRCYSCKDYTASCSKQRDCSYDDACLTLTERGGMTFRQCLKYSDCEYSRLGQMFPQVSSFTFKCCNSDLCNSAHSAVASSLIGVLASVAATWWVTH; this comes from the exons ATGAAGTTCTCTGTTAGCATCTTTCTGCTAAGCTGCTTCACTCTGCTGAGACTTG GCTCAGCAATTCGCTGTTACAGCTGTAAAGATTACACAGCCAGTTGCTCCAAACAACGAGACTGTAGCTATGACGACGCCTGTCTGACGCTCACTGAAAGAG gtgggATGACCTTCCGCCAGTGCCTCAAGTATTCAGACTGCGAGTACAGCCGACTGGGACAGATGTTTCCACAG GTCTCCAGTTTTACGTTCAAGTGCTGCAACTCCGATTTGTGTAACTCCGCCCATTCTGCAGTAGCGAGCTCCCTGATTGGTGTTCTAGCATCAGTTGCCGCCACGTGGTGGGTGACCCACTAA